In the Paenibacillus sp. FSL H7-0357 genome, one interval contains:
- the mdh gene encoding malate dehydrogenase — protein MAIKRYKITVVGAGFTGATTALMLAQKELGNVVLLDIPQLENPTKGKALDMLEAGPVQKFDSQITGTSSYEDAADSDIVIITAGIARKPGMSRDDLVNTNAGIVKSVCENVKRVAPESIVIILSNPVDAMTYVAYNALGFPKNRVIGQSGVLDTARYCTFIAQELNVSVEDVRGFVLGGHGDDMVPLVRYSSVGGIPIDTLISAERIAEIVQRTRVGGGEIVSLLGNGSAYYAPAASLVQMTEAILKDKKRIIPVIALLEGEYGYDGLFMGIPALLGADGIEKVYELELTAEEKTALDKSADSVRAVTSLVTI, from the coding sequence TTGGCCATCAAACGTTATAAAATTACAGTCGTGGGTGCCGGCTTCACCGGCGCTACCACGGCGCTTATGCTTGCCCAGAAGGAACTCGGCAACGTGGTGCTGCTGGATATTCCGCAGCTCGAGAACCCGACCAAAGGCAAGGCGCTGGACATGCTGGAAGCCGGCCCTGTGCAGAAGTTCGACAGCCAGATTACGGGAACCTCAAGCTATGAGGATGCAGCGGATTCGGATATCGTGATTATTACGGCAGGCATCGCCCGCAAGCCGGGCATGAGCCGCGATGATCTGGTGAATACCAATGCAGGAATTGTGAAATCGGTCTGCGAAAATGTGAAACGTGTCGCTCCGGAATCCATCGTAATTATATTGAGCAATCCGGTAGATGCGATGACTTATGTGGCTTACAATGCACTGGGCTTCCCCAAAAACCGGGTAATCGGACAATCCGGCGTGCTGGATACGGCCCGCTACTGTACTTTTATCGCCCAAGAGCTTAACGTTTCGGTTGAAGATGTACGCGGCTTTGTGCTGGGTGGACATGGCGATGATATGGTACCGCTCGTACGCTACTCCAGCGTGGGCGGCATTCCGATTGATACGCTGATTTCCGCAGAGCGTATTGCCGAGATTGTACAGCGTACACGAGTCGGCGGCGGCGAGATTGTCAGCCTGCTCGGCAACGGCAGCGCTTATTATGCGCCAGCGGCTTCCTTGGTCCAGATGACTGAAGCGATCCTGAAGGACAAGAAGCGGATTATCCCGGTAATCGCTCTGCTTGAAGGTGAATACGGCTATGATGGGCTGTTCATGGGCATTCCGGCGCTGCTGGGTGCGGACGGTATTGAGAAGGTATATGAACTGGAGCTTACGGCAGAGGAGAAAACGGCTTTGGATAAGTCGGCAGATTCGGTACGTGCCGTTACTTCGTTAGTTACGATCTGA
- a CDS encoding citrate/2-methylcitrate synthase — protein MTATKGLEGIVATTSSISSIVDGVLTYRGFDIDDLAENATFEETAYLLWFGNLPTTPELQALRRDLSAFAPIPEQVIAQMKLYPKEANTMAALRSAVSSLALYDEAADDMSREANEIKAVKLQAQIPTIVAALARIRKGLEPIAPKEGLSIAENFLYMLWGKQPDVVSVKALDAALVLHADHELNASTFAGRVTVATLSDIYSGVTSAIGALKGPLHGGANEAVMKMLEEIGSLDAVEPYIRGKLERREKIMGFGHRVYKNGDPRAKHLMKMSHELGTMKNDTTLYDMSVKIEELITGQKGLKPNVDFYSASVYTQLGIERELFTPIFAISRASGWTAHILEQYVDNRIIRPRAEYTGMSEQKYVPVDER, from the coding sequence ATGACAGCTACTAAAGGCCTGGAAGGCATCGTCGCCACGACTTCCTCAATCAGCTCGATTGTGGATGGCGTCCTCACTTACCGCGGATTTGATATTGACGATCTTGCGGAGAATGCCACCTTTGAAGAAACCGCTTATTTGCTGTGGTTTGGCAATCTGCCTACTACGCCTGAGCTGCAGGCTCTGCGACGTGATCTCAGCGCATTTGCACCGATTCCGGAGCAGGTCATTGCACAAATGAAGCTGTATCCCAAAGAAGCGAACACGATGGCTGCCCTGCGCTCCGCTGTATCAAGTCTCGCGCTCTATGATGAAGCGGCGGATGACATGAGCCGTGAAGCGAATGAAATCAAAGCAGTGAAGCTTCAGGCGCAGATTCCGACCATAGTGGCTGCGCTGGCACGTATCCGCAAAGGTCTGGAGCCCATTGCACCCAAAGAAGGCTTGTCCATCGCAGAGAATTTTCTCTATATGCTATGGGGCAAACAGCCGGATGTCGTATCCGTCAAGGCGCTGGATGCTGCACTGGTGCTGCATGCAGACCATGAGCTGAATGCCTCCACATTTGCCGGCCGTGTGACTGTGGCTACTCTCTCCGATATATATTCCGGTGTGACGTCTGCGATTGGTGCCCTTAAGGGTCCGCTGCATGGCGGAGCGAATGAGGCCGTAATGAAGATGCTGGAGGAGATCGGCAGTCTGGATGCAGTGGAGCCCTATATTCGCGGGAAGCTGGAGCGCCGTGAGAAAATTATGGGCTTCGGACACCGTGTCTATAAGAATGGGGATCCGCGTGCCAAACATCTGATGAAGATGTCCCACGAGCTGGGCACCATGAAGAATGACACTACACTCTACGATATGTCCGTCAAGATTGAGGAGCTGATCACCGGGCAGAAGGGACTGAAGCCAAACGTGGATTTCTACTCGGCTTCGGTATACACACAGCTTGGCATTGAGCGGGAGTTGTTCACGCCGATTTTTGCCATCAGCCGCGCTTCGGGATGGACAGCGCATATTCTGGAGCAATATGTAGACAACCGCATCATCCGCCCGCGTGCTGAATACACTGGGATGTCCGAACAGAAATACGTTCCCGTTGACGAGAGATAA
- the icd gene encoding NADP-dependent isocitrate dehydrogenase — protein MLKLEKYDLPTEGEQITIEDGKLVVPNHPIIPFIEGDGTGRDIWKASKRVLDEAVAKAYGGTKKIAWYEVFAGEKAFNTYGEWLPNDTLEAIREYIVAIKGPLTTPIGGGIRSLNVALRQELDLYVCLRPVRYFDGVPSPVKHPELVDMVIFRENTEDIYAGIEYQEGSEAVKKVIEFLQKEMGVNKIRFPETSGIGIKPVSSEGSKRLVRAAVEYAIKHGRKSVTLVHKGNIMKFTEGAFKNWGYEVAEQEFGDQVFTWNQYDVIKERDGEAAANAAQKEAEAAGKIIIKDAIADIALQQVLTRPTDFDVIATLNLNGDYLSDALAAQIGGIGIAPGANINYLTGHAIFEATHGTAPKYADKDVVNPGSVILSGVMLLEHLGWQEAADLIYKGMSTAINNKTVTYDFARQMEGATELKCSAFADEIINNL, from the coding sequence ATGTTGAAACTAGAAAAATACGATCTGCCGACAGAAGGCGAACAAATCACGATTGAAGACGGCAAACTGGTGGTTCCGAATCATCCGATTATTCCTTTTATTGAGGGTGACGGCACTGGCCGCGACATTTGGAAAGCTTCCAAACGGGTGCTTGATGAGGCTGTTGCCAAAGCTTACGGCGGTACAAAAAAAATTGCCTGGTATGAAGTATTTGCCGGCGAAAAGGCCTTCAATACATATGGTGAATGGCTGCCTAATGATACGCTGGAAGCCATTCGTGAATATATTGTAGCTATTAAAGGCCCGCTTACCACTCCAATCGGCGGCGGAATCCGTTCTTTGAATGTGGCGTTGCGCCAGGAACTGGACCTGTATGTATGTTTGCGTCCAGTGCGTTATTTCGATGGCGTGCCTTCACCGGTGAAACATCCGGAGCTGGTGGACATGGTTATTTTCCGTGAGAATACAGAAGACATTTATGCGGGTATCGAGTACCAGGAAGGCTCCGAGGCTGTCAAGAAAGTGATTGAATTCCTGCAGAAGGAAATGGGTGTGAACAAAATCCGCTTCCCGGAAACATCCGGTATCGGCATCAAGCCAGTGTCTTCCGAAGGTTCGAAGCGCCTCGTGCGCGCTGCAGTTGAATATGCGATCAAGCATGGACGGAAGAGCGTAACGCTTGTGCATAAGGGCAATATCATGAAATTTACCGAAGGTGCGTTTAAGAACTGGGGTTACGAAGTGGCTGAGCAGGAGTTCGGCGACCAAGTATTTACCTGGAACCAATATGATGTCATCAAGGAACGTGATGGTGAAGCTGCGGCCAACGCTGCCCAGAAGGAAGCGGAAGCTGCCGGCAAAATCATCATCAAGGATGCCATTGCCGACATCGCTCTGCAGCAGGTATTGACCCGTCCGACCGATTTCGACGTGATTGCTACGCTGAACTTGAACGGTGACTACTTGTCCGACGCGCTTGCTGCTCAAATCGGCGGCATCGGCATCGCTCCGGGAGCGAACATCAACTATTTAACAGGGCATGCTATCTTTGAAGCAACACATGGTACGGCTCCGAAATATGCTGATAAGGACGTTGTGAACCCGGGTTCGGTCATTCTTTCCGGAGTAATGCTGCTGGAGCATTTGGGCTGGCAGGAAGCGGCTGACCTTATCTACAAAGGAATGAGTACCGCGATCAACAACAAAACGGTGACTTATGATTTTGCCCGTCAAATGGAAGGCGCAACAGAGCTGAAATGCTCCGCGTTTGCTGACGAAATTATCAATAATCTGTAG
- the ytvI gene encoding sporulation integral membrane protein YtvI → MDTLVLKRVLRGLWVVLAAAGLMFAIYVLLPLLYPLLLAWLLAYIIHPLVVILKGFKLPGWLAVSLSLLFYIGGTALVLTALITRLVKELIVLLQTLDLHTDQWRELLLSLGRNASIQNIINQINQFYHDNPDYHATIDSNISRTTETVGHAMTQLITGFFNMILKLISALPSMGTILIVIVLAAFFLSTGWDRHNAKLTSLLPAPLLRPVSEIWSDLRKALSGYLRAQLVLISVTGVIVIIGLLLLGVDSAFAIGLTVGIVDLVPYLGVGVVLLPWALYSYMTGNLALAIGLLVLYGIILVTRQVLEPKVLASSIGLDPLTLLVGMFAGLQLFGMLGLLLGPVILVILDAFHRAGVFRALHSYIVSGRLH, encoded by the coding sequence ATGGACACGCTTGTGTTAAAAAGAGTGCTGCGCGGCCTTTGGGTCGTTCTCGCCGCTGCAGGGCTGATGTTCGCCATCTATGTATTGCTTCCGCTGCTCTATCCGCTCCTCTTGGCCTGGCTGCTCGCCTATATCATTCATCCGCTGGTGGTGATCCTGAAAGGCTTTAAGCTTCCGGGCTGGCTCGCCGTCTCGCTCTCGCTGCTGTTCTATATCGGAGGTACGGCCCTTGTACTGACTGCGCTGATTACCCGGCTGGTGAAAGAGCTGATTGTGCTGCTGCAGACCTTAGATCTCCATACCGACCAATGGCGCGAGCTGCTGCTGTCACTGGGCCGCAATGCCAGCATTCAGAATATTATTAACCAAATCAACCAGTTTTACCACGACAACCCGGACTATCATGCCACTATCGACAGCAACATCAGCCGGACTACCGAAACCGTGGGCCACGCCATGACCCAGTTGATCACCGGTTTTTTCAATATGATTCTGAAGCTGATTTCCGCGCTGCCAAGCATGGGAACCATCCTGATTGTGATCGTGCTGGCCGCCTTTTTCCTCAGCACCGGCTGGGATCGCCATAATGCAAAATTGACTTCATTGCTGCCGGCGCCTCTGCTTAGACCGGTCTCTGAGATTTGGAGTGATTTGCGCAAAGCGCTGTCCGGCTATCTGCGGGCCCAGTTAGTGCTGATTTCCGTTACCGGGGTTATCGTCATTATCGGGCTCCTGCTGCTGGGCGTAGACTCCGCCTTTGCCATCGGTCTGACGGTCGGCATCGTTGATTTGGTCCCTTACCTTGGCGTCGGTGTTGTATTGCTCCCTTGGGCGCTGTACTCCTACATGACCGGCAACCTGGCTCTGGCCATCGGATTGCTGGTACTCTACGGGATCATTCTTGTGACCCGCCAGGTGCTTGAGCCCAAGGTGCTCGCCAGCAGCATCGGGCTGGACCCGCTTACCCTGCTTGTTGGCATGTTCGCCGGCCTGCAGCTGTTCGGCATGCTCGGTCTTCTACTGGGTCCTGTTATTCTGGTCATCCTTGACGCCTTCCACCGTGCCGGTGTGTTCCGGGCGCTGCACAGCTATATTGTGAGCGGACGTCTGCATTAG
- a CDS encoding FxsA family protein produces the protein MIRNKWLWAALFIIPAVELFGFIYVAGYLGAPKTLLLILATSVIGLLMMRFEGKKVLQDSKIQMQEGKVPGRTMLDGLCIFFGGLLLILPGFVTDIIGFSLVFPLTRPLYRVFLLRWIEKKMKNGSFTFYRR, from the coding sequence ATGATCAGGAACAAATGGCTGTGGGCTGCCTTGTTTATTATCCCGGCCGTGGAATTATTCGGGTTCATCTATGTCGCTGGTTATCTTGGAGCGCCCAAAACGCTGCTGCTCATTCTGGCTACTTCAGTGATCGGACTGCTCATGATGCGGTTCGAAGGCAAAAAGGTACTGCAGGACAGCAAAATACAAATGCAGGAAGGCAAAGTGCCGGGACGGACGATGCTGGACGGCTTGTGTATTTTTTTCGGCGGTCTGCTGCTGATTCTGCCGGGCTTTGTAACGGACATAATCGGCTTTTCTTTGGTGTTTCCGCTGACCCGGCCGCTGTACCGGGTTTTTCTGCTTAGATGGATTGAGAAGAAAATGAAAAATGGCAGCTTCACCTTTTACCGCAGGTAA